TTTGCAGTTcctttttcattcctttcttttttcttctctttttcagAGTATTGCTTGCATATCAGAATGGATTGATTATTCTTTGGGATATTTCTGAAGGTCAAATTCTCTTTGTTGGAGGTGGTAAGGATCTCCAATTGAAGGATGGAGTTGTTGATTCTTCAAGTGAAGTGGATGCTAATCTTCCCGATGCTACATTGGAACATCAtcttgaagagaaagagataagtGCTCTTTGTTGGGCATCTTCCAATGGGTCCATTCTGGCTGTGGGATACATTGATGGAgatattttgttttggaaaaCATCGTGTGCTGCATCTAGTAAAAGTCAACAAGCTTCATCAtctaacaatattattaagcTACAATTATCATCTGCAGAAAGGAGACTCCCTGTCATTGTCTTACAGTGGTCCAAAAACCAACAATCCCGTAATGATTGTGATGGCCAACTTTTTATCTATGGCGGTGATGAAATAGGATCTGAAGAAGTTTTGACGGTGTGTTATTCATCTCTAGCTATTTAACATTatctttaatatatttaatttcataCGGTTGTATTAAAGATTTGATGTAGTTACTAAAATTCCTAAGCTTTCTTGgaagatatttttatttttagaatatatcGATGTGTTTAAAACTGTTGTGAGCTTgtcataaacaaataaacagttTCAACGAAAAGTTTCTTTCAAAgcaaaattctttctttttctttcttcacacagagagagagagagagagagagaagaaaagaatagaaaaataggtgaaaaaaaccaaaaaaataactcaGGGTGACAACGCTGGTTAAGATGAGAGTATGACTGTAATTAAAAGTAAATCATGCaaacttttgtttgtttttcatctcttgtaGATTTAATCTCTGTACTTCTACCCTGGGATTCAGAAAGAATTTCTGGTCTCTACAATGTTTCAGCTTGATCACTTTCAAATAGTAAATATGATTCCTTTGGCCCAATTAGTAACAATGCTGACATTTTCATAGTTTGTTGTCAGTTGAAGCAGGTAGCTGAAATGGTTTTCTACTAGTTTGAATTTCTCCTAGCATCCAAAATCAGCTCTTTAAAATTTCTCAATGTTGCAGGTTGTATCTCTTGAATGGTCAACGGGGACATTAAGATGCGTTGGTCGTGCAGAGCTTACACTTAGTGGCTCTTTCGCAGAcatgattttattaccaaatgCTGGGGTGATGGGGGGTAACCAAAAAGCTGATCTCTTTGTGTTGACAAACCCTGGGCAATTACATTTCTATGATGATGCTAGCCTATCTGCCTTAATATCTCAGCGTGAGAGAAGACCATCCATCTCTGCGATGGAGTTTCCTGCAGTGGTACCATCATCTAATCCTTCCATGACTGTGGCAAAGCTCAGTAAGATACCCACTGGGGGGGACTCATCAAAGGCTCTGTTAGAGGTATTTCATTCAATTATCTATCTCTAAAGATAGTGAGGTTGAAACTGTGAATCTAGTAGGTTATTCTGTTATGAGAAATTAGTAGCTCATATATGTGTCTGTCTTATATTTTCCAGTTCATTTCTATATTATCATCTTGTCTTCTTTTCTGTTCTCTCAGGTGGCCTCAGTTATGAAACTTGCCTCAACAGTGACTGCAGTTAGTGCTGCCAAGTGGCCCTTGACTGGAGGTTTACCCAGTGAATTGTCTATTACTAAAAATGATGGGGTTGGGAGAATTTATTTAGGAGGTTATTCTGATGGGTCAATTCGGATATGGGATGCCACGTATCCTGTCTTATCTTTAATCTGTCTTTTAGAAGGCGAGGTTAGAGTTCCATCAAATATTTCTGTCATATTCTGTCCCTTGATGAATGGAGGATATATGTTTAATAGTGAATGATATCATCTGATTGGTAGGTACAAGGTGTGAATGTGGCTGGTTCAAGTGCTCCAGTAACAAAGTTGGACTTCTGCTCCATCAGTTTAAGGTTGGCTGTTGGCAACGGATGTGGTCTGGTGAGATTTTTTACTGGATGCTTCATTCAAGGCTGTGAGGCATTGCACTATATTATTGCTTATTGTATTTTTGACTTTTCTAGGTTCGTCTCTATGACCTCAAAGGCTGTTCAGATGGGACACATTTCCACTTTGTCACAGAAACTAAAAATGAAGGTGATCTAGATGCCATTTATCCATAATGGGGTACACCTCCATGTTTTCCTGAAGTGTTGCactgtttttcttttatcaagacAATGCAAGTTTTGGCTTTAGTTATGACTTCCTGTCACAGGGAAAAAATCAGAAATAATgcatataaaaaattcaatatgaTGGACTTTGGAACTTCAATATTTCCAATGGCCTACATCAACATAGATCttaaaaatctatatttttttttggaaaaggacAATTTTGTTTGATGCTGATTGGAGAAAGATTGGTTGTCCAAAATTTGAGTGGTTAAGCTTCTAAATTAATCTTTCAAAATTTGCAGAATGTGATATGTAGTTATGATATTGAAAATTAACTTATTTACAGATGATGCCTGTATTTGATTACGAAGTTTAGAAGAACCATTAGCTGAATATGAACAGGTTAAAAGTTAAGTGATTCGATGATGTGTATGTGAGTTGTTAAAGAAGAAAAGTCATGCTTGTGACTTGGTAATCGAGGAGTTTCTGCGAGCAAGAGTGGACCAGTTTCCTTTGCAGATCTCTGAACTAAGACTAGGACTCTTTTGCTTACCTTGCTTGATTTGCTAGCCAGCCAAATTGTAGACAGTTGAAGACAAGCTAGCTTTTTAATAATACCACCATTGATTCCTTTAAACCAATAATGAGATTATTCTGaatctgttttttatttattcaagtACTTCAATATCTTGATATAGTTTCTGTATCTGGATATCTTTTGCTCCTTTATCTTGAAATACAACAATAAAATCCTTATTTTCCCAAATTAAGATTGTTCGACTTGCTTCACAGTTTACATTTTGCCTCAAGGAAAAGGACCTCAATGTAGAGCTGTTTTTTGCCTTCTTAATTCCCCAATACAAGCACTACAGTTTGCAAATTGTGGAGCTAAACTTGCTGTGGGATTTGAATCTGGTCGTGTGAGTGATGTTATCTAGTTGTTTTATTTCACCTCTTTATTGTTGTAATGAGTTTGGTGATTAGCCAGTAATTTCAACCTTCTTTATTCAGGACTTCTGAACATATTGCCCCTGTTACAGGTTGCAGTGCTCAACACAAGTTCATCGTCAGTTTTGTTCTGGATAGATGGTGTGTCTTGCTCTAGCTTTCCAATAATTTCAATTACTTGGAAAGAACTTACATATACTCATAGCCTTGTCAAAAGCCCTAAGCACTCTGAAACAAAAGTCCCAGCCTACTCTGCAGAGGAAGTAATATTTGTATTAACCAAGGATGCAAAGATTAATTTGTTTGAAGGTGGTACTGGTAAAATTATAAGCACTCAGCCATGGCACTTGAAAAAGCCATCAGTTGCAATTTCAATGTATGTTATAGGCAAGTACAATTTCCTTCTAGGAGCAATTAGATAATTTTAAGTTTGGTTTCACTTATTATAAAATTCTAAGATATTTTGCTCTCCAGCTGTCAGTATCTCTGTCTCTGAATCATCCAGTGAGATGCAGCTGGAGTCCCATGAGGATAGTGCTACCAAGAACGAACCTATGCCCAATAGTACTACAGTTAGCATAAATTCACATGAAGGTGAACAACAGCCCTCTTCAGAAACTGCATGTTCTGAGGAAAGATTGTTGGATTCAATTCTTTTGCTTTGTTGTGAGGATTCATTGCACTTGTACTCTACGAAATCTGTGATTCAGGTCTTCTATCTGCCTTATTTATTTTAGCTTACAGTATTATAAAATTTCCATTTGCAAGCtaatttgatataattttattagggAAACAATAAATCCATTCGTAAAGTGAAACATGCAAAACCTTGCTGTTGGACAGCAACtttaaagaaagatgaaaaagttTGTGGACTGGTCTTGCTGTTTCAGACAGGTGTAATTGAAATCAGGTAAGTGCagttttttctttgcttttgtgCTTACCTCAGTAGAATaatcaacaaaataatatttacagtTGTAGGACACCAACCATTCTTTTGATTTATCATGCAATTCCAATGGTTTTGATAGAAATTTCTCTCTTCCACTCTT
The DNA window shown above is from Quercus lobata isolate SW786 chromosome 7, ValleyOak3.0 Primary Assembly, whole genome shotgun sequence and carries:
- the LOC115952465 gene encoding uncharacterized protein LOC115952465 isoform X2 — protein: MYVGDEHGLMSVIKFEAEDGKLFQLQYHISAGSISEAAGFPLPNDQPIIGVLPQPCSSGNRVLLAYQNGLIILWDISEGQILFVGGGKDLQLKDGVVDSSSEVDANLPDATLEHHLEEKEISALCWASSNGSILAVGYIDGDILFWKTSCAASSKSQQASSSNNIIKLQLSSAERRLPVIVLQWSKNQQSRNDCDGQLFIYGGDEIGSEEVLTVVSLEWSTGTLRCVGRAELTLSGSFADMILLPNAGVMGGNQKADLFVLTNPGQLHFYDDASLSALISQRERRPSISAMEFPAVVPSSNPSMTVAKLSKIPTGGDSSKALLEVASVMKLASTVTAVSAAKWPLTGGLPSELSITKNDGVGRIYLGGYSDGSIRIWDATYPVLSLICLLEGEVQGVNVAGSSAPVTKLDFCSISLRLAVGNGCGLVRLYDLKGCSDGTHFHFVTETKNEVYILPQGKGPQCRAVFCLLNSPIQALQFANCGAKLAVGFESGRVAVLNTSSSSVLFWIDGVSCSSFPIISITWKELTYTHSLVKSPKHSETKVPAYSAEEVIFVLTKDAKINLFEGGTGKIISTQPWHLKKPSVAISMYVIAVSISVSESSSEMQLESHEDSATKNEPMPNSTTVSINSHEGEQQPSSETACSEERLLDSILLLCCEDSLHLYSTKSVIQGNNKSIRKVKHAKPCCWTATLKKDEKVCGLVLLFQTGVIEIRSLPDLELVKESSLMSILRWNFKANMDKTMSSSDNGQIALASGCELAFISLLAGENDFRIPETLPCLHDEVLAAAADAALSFSLNPKNKQGTEPGILGGIIKGFKGRKVPHTEDFIPNPKVNFSHLEGIFLKSPFSDSSPAVTDNQEAEELNIDDIEIDEPLPAASSSSHDFQNIKTEKGTERERLFQGGTDDTKPRLRTPEEIMATYRKAGDASSVAAHARDKLAQRQEKLEKISRRTEELQSGAEDFASLANELVKTLEARKKWWHI
- the LOC115952465 gene encoding uncharacterized protein LOC115952465 isoform X1; its protein translation is MLAAKRLIQKAVQHHQRKVQRGDLTTEDLDPRVAVHYGVPSTASVLAFDPIQRLLAIGTLDGRIKVIGGDGIEGLLISPKQLPYKHIEFLQNKAYIVSISNDNDIQVWDLASRSIADSLQWASNITAFSVISGSHFMYVGDEHGLMSVIKFEAEDGKLFQLQYHISAGSISEAAGFPLPNDQPIIGVLPQPCSSGNRVLLAYQNGLIILWDISEGQILFVGGGKDLQLKDGVVDSSSEVDANLPDATLEHHLEEKEISALCWASSNGSILAVGYIDGDILFWKTSCAASSKSQQASSSNNIIKLQLSSAERRLPVIVLQWSKNQQSRNDCDGQLFIYGGDEIGSEEVLTVVSLEWSTGTLRCVGRAELTLSGSFADMILLPNAGVMGGNQKADLFVLTNPGQLHFYDDASLSALISQRERRPSISAMEFPAVVPSSNPSMTVAKLSKIPTGGDSSKALLEVASVMKLASTVTAVSAAKWPLTGGLPSELSITKNDGVGRIYLGGYSDGSIRIWDATYPVLSLICLLEGEVQGVNVAGSSAPVTKLDFCSISLRLAVGNGCGLVRLYDLKGCSDGTHFHFVTETKNEVYILPQGKGPQCRAVFCLLNSPIQALQFANCGAKLAVGFESGRVAVLNTSSSSVLFWIDGVSCSSFPIISITWKELTYTHSLVKSPKHSETKVPAYSAEEVIFVLTKDAKINLFEGGTGKIISTQPWHLKKPSVAISMYVIAVSISVSESSSEMQLESHEDSATKNEPMPNSTTVSINSHEGEQQPSSETACSEERLLDSILLLCCEDSLHLYSTKSVIQGNNKSIRKVKHAKPCCWTATLKKDEKVCGLVLLFQTGVIEIRSLPDLELVKESSLMSILRWNFKANMDKTMSSSDNGQIALASGCELAFISLLAGENDFRIPETLPCLHDEVLAAAADAALSFSLNPKNKQGTEPGILGGIIKGFKGRKVPHTEDFIPNPKVNFSHLEGIFLKSPFSDSSPAVTDNQEAEELNIDDIEIDEPLPAASSSSHDFQNIKTEKGTERERLFQGGTDDTKPRLRTPEEIMATYRKAGDASSVAAHARDKLAQRQEKLEKISRRTEELQSGAEDFASLANELVKTLEARKKWWHI